A genomic window from Quercus lobata isolate SW786 chromosome 10, ValleyOak3.0 Primary Assembly, whole genome shotgun sequence includes:
- the LOC115962526 gene encoding INO80 complex subunit D-like — MASASKHQNPYSSSKPPKPPNPNTHTDTTNSPIITLTPSQEHLFLTRATHLTRQELLRRRCHYLKQLCKCYRVHFWALMDQLRFQFRQYCWDYGLSPFLNEQQQQQHTAEFDGERHTQFANLDGNEVYSSNNERCAFVGCKLKSMPLTNFCHLHILSDSKQKLYKPCHYVIKSAQAGPITCGKPIMRSTVPSLCSIHFQKAQKNITRALKKAGLNVSTSSKLASNFHVIVAEYVRQIQAKRRTAKRANRSKVVVKEEIAG; from the exons ATGGCTTCCGCTTCCAAGCACCAAAACCCATATTCTTCTTCAAAACCTCCCAAACCCCCAAACCCCAACACCCACACTGACACCACAAATTCTCCTATCATCACTCTCACTCCTTCCCAAGAACACCTCTTCCTCACACGCGCCACCCACCTGACACGCCAAGAACTCCTCCGCCGCCGCTGCCACTACCTCAAACAGCTCTGCAAATGCTACAGAGTCCACTTTTGGGCTCTCATGGACCAACTCAGATTCCAATTCAGACAATACTGCTGGGACTATGGTCTCAGCCCCTTCTTGAacgaacaacaacaacaacaacacacgGCTGAATTTGACGGAGAGAGACACACCCAATTTGCTAATCTTGATGGCAATGAAGTATACAGCAGCAACAACGAGAGGTGTGCGTTTGTGGGGTGTAAGTTGAAGTCTATGCCTTTGACCAACTTTTGCCATCTCCATATTCTCTCCGATTCCAAACAGAAGCTTTACAAGCCTTGCCATTATGTTATCAAGAG TGCTCAGGCGGGACCGATAACATGTGGGAAGCCCATAATGAGATCCACTGTACCTTCTCTCTGTAGCATCCACTTCCAAAAGGCTCAGAAGAACATCACAAGAGCCTTGAAGAAGGCTGGACTTAATGTTTCCACATCAAGTAAGCTTGCTTCCAATTTCCATGTCATTGTGGCAGAATATGTACGCCAAATTCAGGCCAAACGGAGGACTGCAAAAAGGGCAAATAGAAGTAAGGTAGTGGTTAAGGAAGAAATTGCTGGCTGA